In Paludibaculum fermentans, the genomic stretch TGGTGCGGGACTGCTTCGTCCCCACCGAGGTCGTCCCCTGTGAGACCGTGCGCGCCGGGTCCGGCCTGGCACTCAGCTCGCGCAACGCCTTGTTGTCGGAGGAAGGCCGGCACAGGGCGGCGAGCGTCTACCGTTCATTGACCACGGCGGCGACCGCGGAAGAAGCCCGGCGCATCTTGGAAGCCGATGGCTTCGCGGTGGACTACGTGGAAGAACGCTGGGGCCGGCGGTTCGCGGCCGCCATGCTGGAGGGCGTCCGGCTGATCGACAACGTCCCCGTGCGGGAGGAGAAGTAAGATGCTGCTCTGCGTGGACGTGGGCAATACTCAGATCTTCGCGGGCGTGTACGACGGCGACGAACTGAAGGTGACGTTCCGGCGGACCTCCAACATCCGGTCGTCCTCCGATGAGTTCGGCCTGTTCTTCCGCAGCATGCTGCGCGAGAACGGCATCGATCCGGCGCAGGTGGAGATGGCGGCGGTATGCGCCGTGGTGCCGGACATCGTGCACTCGCTGCGCAACTGCTTCCGCAAGTACTTCCATCTGGAGCCGTTCGTGCTGGGCCCGGGCGTCAGGACGGGGCTCAAGATCCGCTACCGCAATCCGCTGGAGGTGGGCGCGGATAAGATCGCTAACTCCATCGGCGCGTTGCTGCGCTTCCCGGGCCGCAATCTTTTGATCGTCGACTTCGGCACGGCCACCACGCTCTGCGCCGTGAGCAAGGAGAAGGAGTACCTGGGCGGCATCATCACTCCGGGCATCTACACGTCGATGGAGATGCTGGAGTCGAAGACGGCGCGGTTGCCGGCGGTGGAGATCGTGCGGCCGGCGGAGGTGCTGGGGCGGTCGACCGTAGAGAGCATCCAGGCCGGGCTCTTTTACGGTACGGCGGCCACCGTGAAGTTCCTGGCCGAGGCCGTGACGGCGAACTACTTCGCACAGGAGCGGCCGCTGGTGATCTCGACCGGCGGCTTCGGAGCACTGTTCAAGGGCGAAGGCTTGTTCGACGCCACCGTGCCGGAACTGTCACTGCTGGGCTTGAAGAGAGCGGTCGAACTGTCGAAAGGACAGGGTTGAGATGCTGCGAAAGCTATTGAAGTCGAAGCTGCACCGGGCCACCTTGACTGGCGCGGAGCTGCACTACGAAGGCAGCCTGGGCGTGGACGAAGATCTTCTGAAAGCGGCCGGGCTGCAGCCGAACGAGGCGGTTCACGTGTGGAATGTGAACAACGGATCCCGGCTTCAGACGTATGTCGTGCCGGCTCCGGCGGGCTCCGGAGCGGTGTGTCTGTACGGCTCGGTGGCCCGGAAAGGGCAGGCCGGGGATGTGGTGATCATCGCGGCCTTTGGCTGGATGGACGAAGAGGAAGCCCGGGTCCACCGGCCTCAGGTTGTGCTGCTGGGCGAAGGGAACCAGGTGAAGGCCGTGCGCTGAGGCCGAACGGAGCGTTGGGAAATGCGGCTATAATTGGCCATTCCCATGAAGATTCGAGCTTGCCTTTCCGTCGTTCTGCTCATCGCTTCGGCAGCCAGTTTGATGTCCTGGCAACCCAAAGCGGACCCGCGGCTGGCCGGTGCGTTCCGGGGACCGGAGAAGGAGGGGTGGATCCCCGTCCGTCTCCAGGGGACTCCGTCCGAGATCGGGTTCCAGCATGGCTACCTGCTCTCCGCCGAGATTGATGACGCGCTGAAGGTAACGAAGCTCTCCCTGACCCACGACTCGGGCCACGACTGGAACTTCTACCGCACGGCGGCGGAGAAGGTTTTCTGGCCGCACATCGAGACCGAGTACCGGCAGGAACTACAGGGCATTGCCGATGGCCTGAAGGCCAAGGGCGTGAAGGCGGACCTCTAC encodes the following:
- a CDS encoding type III pantothenate kinase; this encodes MLLCVDVGNTQIFAGVYDGDELKVTFRRTSNIRSSSDEFGLFFRSMLRENGIDPAQVEMAAVCAVVPDIVHSLRNCFRKYFHLEPFVLGPGVRTGLKIRYRNPLEVGADKIANSIGALLRFPGRNLLIVDFGTATTLCAVSKEKEYLGGIITPGIYTSMEMLESKTARLPAVEIVRPAEVLGRSTVESIQAGLFYGTAATVKFLAEAVTANYFAQERPLVISTGGFGALFKGEGLFDATVPELSLLGLKRAVELSKGQG
- the panD gene encoding aspartate 1-decarboxylase, translating into MLRKLLKSKLHRATLTGAELHYEGSLGVDEDLLKAAGLQPNEAVHVWNVNNGSRLQTYVVPAPAGSGAVCLYGSVARKGQAGDVVIIAAFGWMDEEEARVHRPQVVLLGEGNQVKAVR